The following proteins come from a genomic window of Salminus brasiliensis chromosome 15, fSalBra1.hap2, whole genome shotgun sequence:
- the taf5l gene encoding TAF5-like RNA polymerase II p300/CBP-associated factor-associated factor 65 kDa subunit 5L, protein MKRGRTEQIQYAVTQYLKRRQYVDTDGSLKGAKLSQSAEEMAASLTVQTESSCANVVSAAPCQSDPQQYDAQFSRLRTFLLEAEVPWASEVSVVLFPLFLYLHLDMARCGLKGAVDAFYSRFHSLFQQDVEQKAIVELLRGVLTNQDVVSNSKLCALLDHKYVVHLTDQAYSYLLRYLQSDDNSAICRVLSTHLQVEVTAVRRTDYQLYGAGLNTGNSTSTSSSSWTAVDGAEGGEPVEVTAGLPQNEATLEALQDCIKRVREGQPSLTTVCFYAFQHTDQLLNTAEVSPDSRLLAAGFDNSAVKLWSLRARKLKAGPHKTDVAKIRLACDVLEEEADEEDASGSEIKTLRAHCGPVYRTAFLTDSSGLLSCSEDSTVRYWDLSSFTNVALYRGHAYPVWDVDVSPCSLYFCTASQDRTARLWTFQRTYPLRVYAGHLADVDCVKFHPNSNYIATGSTDKTVRLWSTQQGSSVRLFTGHRGPVQSLAFSPNGKYLASAGEDQRVKLWDLASGTLFKDLRGHTDSVTSLSFSPDSALVASAAMDNSVRVWDIRNTHSGTAAAADGSSGELVGLYTGETSGVLNVQFMACNLLLVTGTALEKQEQ, encoded by the exons ATGAAGCGGGGCCGGACAGAGCAGATCCAGTACGCGGTGACGCAGTACCTGAAGAGGCGCCAGTATGTGGACACTGATGGCTCGCTGAAGGGAGCCAAGCTCTCTCAGTCCGCTGAGGAAATGGCAGCCAGTCTCACAG TCCAGACAGAGTCTAGCTGTGCGAATGTGGTCTCTGCAGCTCCGTGCCAGTCGGACCCTCAGCAGTACGATGCTCAGTTCTCTAGGTTACGGACCTTTCTGCTCG agGCAGAGGTGCCGTGGGCGAGTGAGGTGAGCGTAGTGTTGTTTCCTCTCTTCCTTTACCTGCACCTGGACATGGCGCGCTGTGGCCTGAAGGGGGCAGTAGATGCATTCTACAGTCGATTCCACTCCCTCTTCCAGCAGGACGTAGAGCAGAAAGCCATCGTGGAGCTACTTCGTGGAGTACTAACAAATCAG GACGTGGTCTCCAATTCTAAACTCTGCGCTCTGCTGGACCACAAGTACGTGGTCCACCTGACGGACCAGGCCTACAGTTACCTACTGCGTTATTTGCAGAGTGATGAcaacagcgccatctgcagggtGCTCAGCACTCACCTACAG GTCGAGGTGACGGCTGTGCGCAGAACCGACTACCAGCTCTATGGAGCAGGGCTTAACACTGGAAACTCCACCTCCACATCCTCCAGCTCCTGGACGGCTGTGGACGGGGCAGAGGGGGGGGAGCCTGTGGAGGTCACAGCGGGGCTACCTCAGAACGAGGCCACTCTGGAGGCTCTTCAGGACTGCATTAAACGTGTGCGGGAAGGCCAGCCGTCGCTGACAACCGTGTGTTTCTACGCCTTCCAGCACACGGACCAGCTCCTCAACACGGCTGAAGTTTCGCCCGACAGCAGACTCCTCGCCGCGGGCTTTGACAACTCCGCCGTAAAACTGTGGAGCCTGCGGGCTAGGAAGCTGAAAGCCGGCCCTCACAAGACGGACGTTGCCAAGATCCGCCTCGCCTGTGACGTACTGGAGGAGGAG gCAGACGAGGAGGACGCCTCAGGTAGTGAGATAAAGACCCTGCGTGCCCACTGCGGCCCCGTATACCGCACTGCCTTCCTGACTGACAGCTCCGGCCTACTGTCCTGCTCTGAAGATTCCACAGTGCGTTACTGGGACCTGAGCAGCTTCACTAATGTCGCACTGTACCGCGGCCACGCCTACCCCGTGTGGGACGTGGATGTGAGCCCCTGCAGCCTGTACTTCTGCACAGCGTCGCAAGACCGCACTGCACGCCTGTGGACCTTCCAGCGCACTTACCCTCTGCGTGTTTACGCGGGGCACCTAGCAGACGTAGATTGCGTGAAATTCCACCCCAATTCTAACTACATCGCCACAGGATCCACGGACAAGACCGTGCGGCTGTGGAGCACTCAGCAGGGCAGCTCGGTCAGGTTATTCACAGGCCATCGGGGTCCTGTTCAGTCACTGGCGTTTTCACCGAATGGCAAGTACCTAGCCTCAGCTGGAGAGGACCAAAGGGTCAAACTGTGGGACCTGGCGTCGGGTACGCTGTTTAAAGACCTGAGAGGTCACACAGACAGTGTAACGAGCCTGTCCTTCAGTCCTGACAGTGCCCTGGTGGCCTCAGCTGCTATGGATAACTCGGTGCGTGTGTGGGACATCCGAAACACTCACAGCGGGACGGCGGCCGCAGCGGACGGATCCAGCGGAGAACTGGTGGGACTGTACACAGGCGAAACTAGTGGCGTTCTTAACGTCCAGTTTATGGCGTGTAACCTGTTGCTGGTGACCGGGACAGCGCTGGAGAAACAAGAGCAATGA